AGTAGAAAATCAAAAAAAGCTGATTTATCTGGCCAGTATATGGCAGAAGAAATTGAATCCAGATACAGTTTAAAATCTAGAAGCTTGATTCCAGATGAAAAAGAAGATTTGATTGATGCTATTGAAACCATGATTGATGACAATATTGATGTTATCTTAACAACTGGAGGAACAGGTCTTGATCCTCGTGACATAACAGTTGAAACAGTAGAATCACTCTTTGAGAAAAAACTCGATGGATTTGGAGAAATGTTTAGAGCAAAATCTTATGATGAAATTGGTGCTGCAGCATTACTTTCAAGAGCAACAGCAGGAATATACAAAAAAACAGTTATATTTTCTATGCCGGGTTCTCCAAATGCAGTTAAAACTGCATTTAGCATAATAATTGATGAACTTCCTCATTTTGTCCATCATGTTAAAAAATGATGAAATTAAATTTCATCATTAATTCTTTTTTTAATTAAAAAAATTCATTAACACTTATCAAAGGTTCTAATTTAATACCTTCTTTTTCAAATGCTTCAATAGCACCTTCTTCACGATCAACAACAACAAATGCTCTTGTTACATTACCACCATTTTCATTAATAGCTTTAATAGCTTTTAAAAGTGAACCCCCAGTAGTTGAAACATCTTCAACAACAATAACATTGTCGCCTTCGTTTAATTCACCTTCAATTAACTTGGAGGTACCGTAACCTTTCTTTTCTTTACGGATCATCAATAAAGGAAGTTTTGATTCTAAGGAAACCGCAGTAGCAATTGGAACTGCACCCAATGCGGGACCTGCAACTTTATCAACTTCTTTTAAATCAAGCTTTGAAGTAATTAATTTTGAAATAGTAGAAAGAATTTCAGGTTCAGTAATAGCTTTTTTCATGTTAATGTAATAATTACTTTTCTTTCCAGAAGATAATGTGAAATCACCTTCAAGAAACACATCATTATCTTTTAATAAATTAATTAAATATTCTTTAGAAACCATGTAAATCAATTAAATATCATCTTCGCCTTTGAGTAAAATTTTATCACCAATAACTTTCACTAATTCTATTGGAATGACGTTTTCACTAGCTTTAATTTGTTCTGATAATCCTGTTTTTTTAATTACTAAATCTGTAAGTTCAAATGTATCTTTATCAAAAAGAACATCAGAGACTTTTCCAACGATTTGAATTTCAGCATCGAGAACTTCTTTACCAAATAATTCATCTTTAATTCTCATAAAAAAACACCTTATTCTTATGTATTGTATTTTCAATTTAAAATATATTACCCTATATGAAAAATTGTATTTAATATAAACAACATAATAACAATATTGATTTTAAGGTGAATTTATGGAAGAGAAAACATTCACAGTATCCGAAATTAATTCTTACATCAATAGAAAATTGAAAATGGATCCTAATTTGAAAAATATTTACATTAAAGGTGAACTTTCCAATTACAAATCTTATCCTAGCGGACATAGTTATTTTACTCTAAAAGATGAAAACTCACAAATCTCAGGAGTAATGTTTAAAGGTTTTAAAGATAAATTTCTAAATTTTGAACCAGAAAATGGTATGAAAGTTATCATTAAAGGAAAAATTGAAGTTTATGTGAAAAATGGAAAATATCAATTATATGCCACCAAAATGACCGAAGACGGGATGGGGAATTTGCATATTGCTTATGAGCAACTAAAGAAAAAGCTCAATAAGGAAGGATTATTTGACGATGCGCATAAAAAAGAGATACCAAAATATCCTAAACGCATTGGTGTTGTCACAGCACAAACAGGTGCTGCAATTAGAGACATCATAACAACAATAAAGAAAAGATATCCCATTTGTGAAATTTTAGTCTTTTCAACATTAGTGCAGGGAGACCAGGCAGCAGCAGAAATTGTAAGCCAAATTAACCATGCACAAGAATATGATTTAGATACACTGATTGTTGGTAGAGGTGGAGGAAGTATTGAAGATTTATGGCCATTCAATGAAGAAATTGTTGCACATGCAATTTATAACTGTAAAATACCAGTCATTAGTGCAGTAGGGCATGAAATTGATTATGCAATATCTGACTTCGTAGCAGATAAAAGAGCACCTACACCTACAGGTGGTGCAGTGCTTGCAGTACCCGACATAACTGAAGTTAAAAACAACATAAACCAACTTTCAGACAATATTAATAAGATCATTTCAGACAAGATTAGTCAAAATAAAACTACATTAAAACATATTTCTGAAAAGCAAATTTTAAAAAATCCAAAATCAATTTATGAAATCAAAGGAATGGATTTAGATAGTCTAATGGACAAGTTAAATTTTGCATCTAAAAACATAATCAATGAGAATAAAACAAAATTATTCAGATTAGAAAACTCAATTGTTCTAAAAAACCCTACAGAGATAACACACTCTAAAAGAGAAATATTCTTAAAGAATTTTGAAAAGTTAGAAGTATTAAACCCTCTTAAAACATTGAAAAGAGGCTATACATTAGCAAAAAGTAATGATAAAGTCATTTCATCAGCAAAAGATGTTGAAACAGGAGATCAAATTGACATTGAATTTGATGACGGAATTGTAAATACAAAGGTGATATAATGGAAAATTTAAGTTTTGAAGAAAGTTTAGAAAAATTAGAAGAAATCGTTAACAAATTAGAGAATGGAGATGTGCCATTAGATGATGCAATTGATGAATTCAGCAACGCAATGAAACTAGTTAAATTATGTAATGACAAATTGACTGCTGCTGAAGAATCTATTGCAAAAATCGTTAAAGAAAATGGAGAAGTTGTAGAATTCAATCCTATTGAATAAAATAGTTAATCCAATATTCCAATAACACAATTATTGGATAACTATTGCAATTTTCTTTTACTATTTTTTTAGCCAGAACAGAAGCATCCTCTTTTTTAATTAAATCACAGTTTACTTCATCAATTAAATTTAAAACAGAAGTTGTAATAGCAACATTATCCTGTTTTTTCATTTCCTTTTGTAATTTACGAATAAATTGATCTTTATCACAATCAAGATTATCATAAAAATCATTAATATCCAATGCATACCTATTTAATCTAACTAAAACATTTGATTGAGATTTATTTGTAATCCAAACTTGTTTTGCAATAGCTTTTGTTACAGATTCTATAACGGCAAGGCCAATGAGCTCTCCAAGCTTTGAATGTTTTCCTGCATTAGTTATAACATCTTCAGAATCAGTATTGGAAAATATGCACAAACCATCAGTACCAGTTCCTGTTGCATATCCATTAGAATATTGAGAGGGAATTTTTAAATTATTCAAAGCAACCGTTTTAGCTTCGGTAGCAGTCATGAACGCATCCATCAATGTTGATTTAGACAGATTAACATTAATTAGCAATATTATATTGATTGTTCCGAAATGAAACTCACCATTTTTCTGCCAGTATGATGCAGAATCACCTGCTTTTGAAGCATTTGTCCTAACACCTGCAGTTGATATAGCTGTAACTTCAACATTTTTATATGATTTTGATACAATACTCAAATTATCCATTTCAGCTAATGTAATTAAACCAGTTGAAAAATTTGAATCAATATCCATAAGACTACATTCATTTATTAGATAGTCCCTAACATCATGAGTTTCAAGATAATCAATTTTATCCTGGGACAAATGTTGGTTAAAAACAGATTTGTATAACTCGCAAGTTCCACCATTAAGTTCTGATGTAGATACCCCATTGCGATTATGTTTAAAATTAATTAAAATTGTATTTTTTAAATAAAAAATTTCATCATCAGATGATGTTCTAAAAATAAGTCTATGTGAATACATAAAAAAAATAAAAAAAGAAAAGAAATTATAAAAATTTCTTTATACTTACATCATA
The Methanobrevibacter sp. genome window above contains:
- a CDS encoding MogA/MoaB family molybdenum cofactor biosynthesis protein, with amino-acid sequence MKSKTASEHQKMSSKDITCGVITLSDSRKSKKADLSGQYMAEEIESRYSLKSRSLIPDEKEDLIDAIETMIDDNIDVILTTGGTGLDPRDITVETVESLFEKKLDGFGEMFRAKSYDEIGAAALLSRATAGIYKKTVIFSMPGSPNAVKTAFSIIIDELPHFVHHVKK
- the pyrE gene encoding orotate phosphoribosyltransferase, which produces MVSKEYLINLLKDNDVFLEGDFTLSSGKKSNYYINMKKAITEPEILSTISKLITSKLDLKEVDKVAGPALGAVPIATAVSLESKLPLLMIRKEKKGYGTSKLIEGELNEGDNVIVVEDVSTTGGSLLKAIKAINENGGNVTRAFVVVDREEGAIEAFEKEGIKLEPLISVNEFF
- a CDS encoding PRC-barrel domain-containing protein, yielding MRIKDELFGKEVLDAEIQIVGKVSDVLFDKDTFELTDLVIKKTGLSEQIKASENVIPIELVKVIGDKILLKGEDDI
- the xseA gene encoding exodeoxyribonuclease VII large subunit, translated to MEEKTFTVSEINSYINRKLKMDPNLKNIYIKGELSNYKSYPSGHSYFTLKDENSQISGVMFKGFKDKFLNFEPENGMKVIIKGKIEVYVKNGKYQLYATKMTEDGMGNLHIAYEQLKKKLNKEGLFDDAHKKEIPKYPKRIGVVTAQTGAAIRDIITTIKKRYPICEILVFSTLVQGDQAAAEIVSQINHAQEYDLDTLIVGRGGGSIEDLWPFNEEIVAHAIYNCKIPVISAVGHEIDYAISDFVADKRAPTPTGGAVLAVPDITEVKNNINQLSDNINKIISDKISQNKTTLKHISEKQILKNPKSIYEIKGMDLDSLMDKLNFASKNIINENKTKLFRLENSIVLKNPTEITHSKREIFLKNFEKLEVLNPLKTLKRGYTLAKSNDKVISSAKDVETGDQIDIEFDDGIVNTKVI
- a CDS encoding exodeoxyribonuclease VII small subunit, with translation MENLSFEESLEKLEEIVNKLENGDVPLDDAIDEFSNAMKLVKLCNDKLTAAEESIAKIVKENGEVVEFNPIE
- a CDS encoding adenosylcobinamide amidohydrolase; protein product: MYSHRLIFRTSSDDEIFYLKNTILINFKHNRNGVSTSELNGGTCELYKSVFNQHLSQDKIDYLETHDVRDYLINECSLMDIDSNFSTGLITLAEMDNLSIVSKSYKNVEVTAISTAGVRTNASKAGDSASYWQKNGEFHFGTINIILLINVNLSKSTLMDAFMTATEAKTVALNNLKIPSQYSNGYATGTGTDGLCIFSNTDSEDVITNAGKHSKLGELIGLAVIESVTKAIAKQVWITNKSQSNVLVRLNRYALDINDFYDNLDCDKDQFIRKLQKEMKKQDNVAITTSVLNLIDEVNCDLIKKEDASVLAKKIVKENCNSYPIIVLLEYWINYFIQ